A genomic segment from Sphingopyxis sp. DBS4 encodes:
- a CDS encoding VOC family protein — protein MIRNVNHVLFRHEGDMEAIKRFFEDFGLFVSHEDERRVYFRGYESRPFIYVAERGPRSFGGLGFEVESAEALEALARRFDVPVTDGATPWGGRQIAIEDADGNAIELVHGLRQLEPVALPRPPVPLNTGNIVQRRGRFPIFERGPAPVLRLAHVVQNTPDPGRLMDWYVDNLGAYLSDVIMVGEHRAGAFIRFPRGKDYVDHHNIAVFQGPANTAQHACFETIDVDAVHMGHQHLAAKGYRPAWGVLRHAVGGALSDYWYDPSDFRVEHVTDSDYLNDEYPTGYHQRGPETAMQWGGDMPDHFRD, from the coding sequence ATGATTCGCAACGTCAACCACGTCCTGTTCCGCCACGAAGGCGATATGGAGGCGATCAAGCGCTTCTTCGAGGACTTCGGCCTGTTCGTGTCGCATGAGGACGAGCGGCGCGTCTATTTCCGCGGCTATGAGAGCCGCCCCTTCATCTATGTCGCCGAACGCGGCCCGCGCAGCTTCGGCGGGCTCGGTTTCGAGGTCGAGAGCGCCGAGGCGCTGGAGGCGCTGGCGCGGCGTTTCGACGTTCCCGTGACCGACGGCGCGACTCCCTGGGGCGGCCGGCAGATCGCGATCGAGGACGCCGACGGCAATGCGATCGAACTGGTTCACGGCCTCCGGCAGCTCGAGCCCGTTGCGCTGCCGCGCCCCCCGGTGCCGCTGAACACCGGCAATATCGTCCAGCGCCGCGGCCGCTTTCCGATCTTCGAGCGCGGCCCCGCGCCGGTGCTTCGCCTCGCGCATGTCGTCCAGAACACGCCCGATCCGGGTCGCCTGATGGACTGGTATGTCGACAATCTGGGCGCCTATCTGTCGGATGTCATCATGGTCGGCGAGCATCGCGCGGGCGCCTTCATCCGCTTTCCGCGCGGCAAGGACTATGTCGACCATCATAATATCGCGGTCTTTCAGGGGCCGGCGAACACGGCGCAGCACGCCTGTTTCGAGACGATCGACGTCGATGCCGTGCATATGGGGCACCAGCATCTCGCGGCGAAGGGCTATCGTCCCGCCTGGGGCGTGCTGCGCCACGCGGTCGGCGGCGCGCTGTCGGACTATTGGTACGATCCTTCGGATTTCCGCGTCGAGCACGTCACCGACAGCGACTATCTGAACGACGAATATCCCACCGGCTATCACCAGCGCGGCCCCGAAACCGCAATGCAGTGGGGCGGCGACATGCCCGACCACTTCCGCGACTGA
- a CDS encoding malonic semialdehyde reductase: MSEPLHDTILDRLFRTARSYNGYLDRPVAEAQLRAIWDLVKFGPTSANGLPARIVWCVSEDAKERLATLASPGNADKVRKAPVTAIIGMDNAFYDYLPELLPHTDARSWFVGKDELARTTAFRNSSLQGAYFILAARALGLDTGPMSGFDNAAVDAAFFGDRPSVKSNFISTLGYGDPASIFERSPRPDFERFNRIA, translated from the coding sequence GTGAGCGAACCGCTTCACGACACCATCCTCGACCGACTGTTCCGCACCGCGCGATCCTACAACGGATATCTCGACCGGCCGGTCGCGGAGGCACAACTTCGCGCGATATGGGATCTCGTGAAATTCGGCCCCACCAGCGCCAACGGATTGCCGGCGCGTATCGTCTGGTGCGTATCGGAGGATGCGAAGGAGCGGCTCGCGACGCTCGCTTCGCCGGGCAATGCCGACAAGGTCCGCAAGGCACCGGTCACCGCGATCATCGGGATGGACAACGCATTCTACGACTATCTTCCCGAGCTTTTGCCGCACACCGACGCTCGGAGCTGGTTCGTCGGCAAGGACGAGCTCGCCCGCACGACGGCGTTCCGCAATTCGAGCCTGCAGGGCGCCTATTTCATCCTCGCGGCGCGCGCGCTGGGGCTCGATACCGGGCCGATGTCGGGGTTCGACAATGCGGCGGTCGACGCCGCCTTTTTCGGCGATCGGCCGAGCGTGAAGAGCAATTTCATCTCGACTCTCGGCTATGGCGATCCCGCGAGCATCTTCGAGCGCAGCCCGCGCCCCGATTTCGAGCGTTTCAACCGTATCGCCTGA
- a CDS encoding carboxymuconolactone decarboxylase family protein — protein sequence MQESRDAAFDRGLAMRKKIAGDVPPPPGLDEDLRGLILRYAFGDVWSRPGLDVDTRRLLTLSMTLAGGHLEEFKLHLRFAVTNGVDRATVKELILHSAVYCGIPAALDAFRAANEIYAELDAA from the coding sequence ATGCAGGAATCGCGCGACGCGGCGTTCGACCGCGGCTTGGCCATGCGCAAGAAGATCGCGGGCGACGTTCCGCCGCCGCCCGGCCTCGACGAGGATCTGCGCGGCCTGATCCTGCGCTATGCCTTCGGCGACGTGTGGAGCCGGCCGGGGCTGGACGTCGATACGCGGCGCCTGCTGACGCTGTCGATGACGCTGGCCGGCGGGCATCTGGAGGAATTCAAGCTGCACCTGCGCTTCGCGGTGACCAATGGCGTCGACCGCGCGACGGTCAAGGAACTGATCCTGCACAGCGCCGTCTATTGCGGCATTCCCGCGGCGCTCGACGCCTTTCGCGCGGCGAACGAAATCTACGCCGAACTCGACGCCGCCTGA
- a CDS encoding LacI family DNA-binding transcriptional regulator, with the protein MVTTKDIAKKLGFSVSTVGRALSGDARISERTKHAVRAAAEELGYVGNLPARMMRGGSSNLIGLILPDIQNDFFASIAQALSESCDRQGYRIVLSITGDDPETEVRHIRDFVGARVAGIILVPSADLKRESIALLRQVPHVQLLRYAGGPDDLWFGIDDSDAMERATSHLLDLGHRRIAYVAASERLSTGRRRLEGVHNAYRKRGIPPSSLATFLDAPTLTWGERAVHEMLALPERPTAILSGSAHVTMGIIVALRRAQIAIPDQMSVIGFGDPNWCEWWQPPITVIRPPIQSLAVNCALWFMDRLRTPEEKLARSYHATSSSELILRSSTGTPASR; encoded by the coding sequence ATGGTAACAACCAAGGACATTGCAAAAAAACTAGGATTTTCAGTATCTACTGTTGGACGCGCCTTGTCCGGCGATGCGCGGATCAGCGAGCGGACGAAGCACGCCGTGCGCGCCGCGGCAGAGGAGCTCGGCTATGTCGGCAACCTCCCCGCGCGCATGATGCGCGGCGGATCGAGCAACCTGATCGGGCTGATCCTCCCCGATATTCAGAACGACTTCTTCGCCTCGATCGCGCAGGCGCTTTCCGAAAGTTGCGACCGCCAGGGCTATCGGATTGTGCTATCGATAACCGGCGACGACCCCGAAACCGAAGTGCGGCACATCCGCGATTTCGTCGGCGCCCGCGTCGCCGGGATCATCCTGGTGCCGAGCGCCGACCTGAAGCGCGAAAGCATTGCGCTGCTGCGCCAGGTTCCGCATGTGCAACTGCTTCGCTACGCCGGCGGCCCCGACGATCTCTGGTTCGGAATCGACGACAGCGACGCGATGGAGCGGGCGACGAGCCATCTGCTCGACCTCGGGCATCGACGCATCGCCTATGTCGCGGCGTCCGAACGCCTGTCGACCGGACGGCGCCGCCTCGAAGGGGTGCACAACGCCTATCGCAAGCGCGGCATTCCGCCATCGTCGCTCGCAACCTTCCTCGACGCGCCGACCTTGACGTGGGGCGAGCGCGCGGTGCACGAGATGCTGGCCCTGCCCGAGCGTCCGACGGCGATCCTGTCGGGCTCGGCGCATGTGACGATGGGCATCATCGTCGCGCTTCGCAGGGCTCAGATCGCAATCCCGGATCAGATGTCGGTAATCGGTTTCGGCGATCCGAACTGGTGCGAATGGTGGCAGCCGCCGATCACCGTCATCCGCCCGCCGATTCAGTCGCTCGCGGTCAATTGCGCCCTCTGGTTCATGGACCGGCTACGCACGCCCGAGGAAAAGCTGGCCAGATCCTATCACGCGACGAGTTCGTCCGAACTGATCCTGCGCAGTTCCACCGGCACGCCCGCTTCGCGATAA